From the Pseudodesulfovibrio sp. S3 genome, the window ATGGAAGCCCTTGTGGGCGCAGCCGCCCTGGCAACGGGCCGTCCGGTCTTCCTGAACTACACCTGGTACCAGCAGCAGACCTACACAGGTAAGCGTTCGCCGCAGTTTACCAGCGTGCGCATGGCGGCCACCAAGGACGGCAAGCTGCTGGGCATGGAAACGGATTGGACCGTGGACCACGGCCCGTATTCCGAGTTCGGCGACCTGCTGACCCTGCGCGGCGCGCAGTTCATCGGCGCGGGCTACGACGTCCCGGCCATCCGGGGCGAGGGACGCACCGTCTGCACCAACCACGCCTGGGGCGCGGCCTTCCGCGGCTACGGCGGTCCCGAGTCCGAGTTCCCGTCCGAGGTGCTCATGGACGAGCTGGCAGAAAAGCTCGGCATGGACCCCCTGGAACTGCGCTACAAGAACGTCTACCGCAAGGGTTCCACCACCCCTTCGGGACAGGACCCCGAAGTTTACTCGCTGCCCGAGATGATTGACAAGCTCCGCCCCAAGTATGAGGCGGCCAAAAAGAAGGCGGCCGCGGATTCTACCGATGCGGTCAAGCGCGGTGTGGGCCTTGCCGTGTCCGTGTACGGCTCCGGCCTGGACGGACCGGACTCCTCCGAAGTGGACATCGAGCTGAACGCCGACGGCAGCGTGACCCTCTATACCTGCTGGGAAGACCACGGCCAGGGCGCTGACATGGGTTCTCTGGGCACGGCCCACGAGGCCTTGCTGCCCCTGAACCTGAAACCCGGACAGATTCATCTGGTCATGAACGATACCAGCCTGGCTCCCAATGCGGGACCGGCAGGCGGCAGCCGTTCGCAGGTCGTGACCGGCCAGGCCACCAAGAATGCCTGCGAGCAGCTCATCGCAGCCATGAAGAAGCCCAACGGTTCTTTCCGCACCCATGCGGAGATGGAGGCCGAGAAGCTGGATCTGCGCTATCACGGCAAGTGGACGGCCCCGGCCAACGCTTGTGACGAGAACGGTCAGGGCAGCCCCTTCTGCTGCTATATGTACGGCGTGTTCATGGCCGAGGTGGCCGTGGAAGTGGCCACAGGCAAGACCACCGTGGAAAAAATGACCATGGTGGCCGACATCGGCAAGGTGAACAACTTCCTGGTGACCGACGGTCAGATCTACGGTGGTATCGCCCAGGGTATCGGCCTGGCCCTGTCCGAGGATTACGAGGACATCAAGAAGCACTCGACCATGGTCGGCGCGGGGCTTCCGTACATCAAGGACATCCCGGACAACATGGAGATCATCTATGTGGAAAGCCCGCGCCCAGATGGCCCCTATGGTGCTTCCGGCGTCGGCGAGATCCCGCTGTGCGGTCCGCACCCGGCGATCATCAACGCCATTTACAATGCTTGTGGCGTGCGGATCAAGGAATTGCCGGCCCTTCCCGAAAAGGTGCTGGCCGGACTCAAGGCCTAACCTGCAATGAATAACGGGAGCGGTCCGTGTTAAGGCATGGACCGCTTTCTTTAATTTGGATATGCAAGGGCAATTATGGAACAGTCAGAATTGAGACAATGGGAGCGTAAGTGTGTGCAGGAGGAGGTGCCCTGGTGCATCGCCGCCTGTCCTCTGCATGTGGATGCAAAATCCTTCTGCGCTCAGGTGGCCCAGCAGCGTTGGGACAAGGCATGGGCGGTTCTCGCCAAGACCATGCCTCTTCCGGGTGTATTGGCCCGGCTGTGTGACGGGCCGTGCAAGGACGTTTGCGCCCGCAAGGATGCGGGGGGCGCCGTTGAAATGGATCGGCTTGAGCGGTTTTGCGTCGAGCAGGCCAAACCGGTCCCGCCGCCCCGGCTCCTGCCTTCTCGTCATAAATCCGTGGCCGTGGTCGGCGCAGGCATGACCGGCCTGTGCGCTGCCTGGGAAATGGTGCGGCGCGGATTTCAGGTGGCCCTGTATTGCGTTACGCCCGGCGGATCTTTGCCGGACCTGCCCGAAGGCGTCCTGCAACGCGAGCTGGACAGCCTCAAGGCCATGGGGACCGTCATCGAGGCGGGCGCTTCGATCTCTCCGGCTCTGGTGGAGTCGCTGCTTGCTGAAAAGGACGCGGTCTTTGTGGACAGCGACGACATGCCCGCTGAGGTCCTTTCCTTCGGGGAGCCTGATGCAATCACCCTCGGCACCCGGGAATCCGGATTGTTCGCCAGCCGCACGGGAGAAACCTCGGCCGTACTCCAGGCCGCCACGGGCCGCCGTGCCGCCAATTCCATAGAGCGGTTTACACAGGGCGTATCCATGGTTTCGAACAGGGAGCTGGAAGGCCCGTATGAGACGCGGCTTTACACCAATCTGGCCAAGGTGGAACCGGTCCAGCCCGTTGCCGTCGAAGCCGGATACACCGAAGCACAAGCGCGTGACGAGGCCCGAAGGTGCCTCCAATGCGAATGCATGGAATGTGTGAAAAGTTGCGAGTACCTCAGGCATTACAAGCATTATCCCAAGATTTACGTCCGGCAGATCTACAACAATGAAAATATCGTCATGGGCACGCGCCAGGCCAACGGGCTGATCAATTCCTGTATGCTCTGCGGGCAGTGTGAGGTCCTGTGTCCGGAAGACTTTTCCATGGCTGACGTCTGCCTGCAGGCGCGCCGGGGGCTGGTCAAACAGGGCAAGATGCCGCCGTCGGCCCATGA encodes:
- a CDS encoding pyridine nucleotide-disulfide oxidoreductase/dicluster-binding protein; the encoded protein is MEQSELRQWERKCVQEEVPWCIAACPLHVDAKSFCAQVAQQRWDKAWAVLAKTMPLPGVLARLCDGPCKDVCARKDAGGAVEMDRLERFCVEQAKPVPPPRLLPSRHKSVAVVGAGMTGLCAAWEMVRRGFQVALYCVTPGGSLPDLPEGVLQRELDSLKAMGTVIEAGASISPALVESLLAEKDAVFVDSDDMPAEVLSFGEPDAITLGTRESGLFASRTGETSAVLQAATGRRAANSIERFTQGVSMVSNRELEGPYETRLYTNLAKVEPVQPVAVEAGYTEAQARDEARRCLQCECMECVKSCEYLRHYKHYPKIYVRQIYNNENIVMGTRQANGLINSCMLCGQCEVLCPEDFSMADVCLQARRGLVKQGKMPPSAHEFALRDMAFADGEKCALTRHAPGGDVSEYVFFPGCQLTASDPEGVEAAYADLRNRLGSVGLMLRCCSTPAQWAGQEAMAEASMTALKGEWESLGKPRIIVACPTCLKTLRQSMPEAELLSHWSVLRALGLPGGASFKGGELAVNDPCAARHDTALQEDVRALLDQLKVTMSEPEMNGEYTQCCGYGGLLSEANPDLGMAAAGRRAQGMDEDTVSYCVMCRDMISRTGKRSLHLYDLLYPRLDDPGARPAPGYSVRRENRVHLRERLLRELWQDDEDSALQPYESIEVLFTEQASNNLEARRILKSDVQKVLYQARQSGTRFVHGGTGHYLASFRPAIVTYWVEYEQQGDAFLVHNAWYHRMRILGGQP
- a CDS encoding molybdopterin cofactor-binding domain-containing protein, translated to IHSKSIGLHLHLYMIAPGLGVEPENLVLVQNPTGGTFGYKFSPTMEALVGAAALATGRPVFLNYTWYQQQTYTGKRSPQFTSVRMAATKDGKLLGMETDWTVDHGPYSEFGDLLTLRGAQFIGAGYDVPAIRGEGRTVCTNHAWGAAFRGYGGPESEFPSEVLMDELAEKLGMDPLELRYKNVYRKGSTTPSGQDPEVYSLPEMIDKLRPKYEAAKKKAAADSTDAVKRGVGLAVSVYGSGLDGPDSSEVDIELNADGSVTLYTCWEDHGQGADMGSLGTAHEALLPLNLKPGQIHLVMNDTSLAPNAGPAGGSRSQVVTGQATKNACEQLIAAMKKPNGSFRTHAEMEAEKLDLRYHGKWTAPANACDENGQGSPFCCYMYGVFMAEVAVEVATGKTTVEKMTMVADIGKVNNFLVTDGQIYGGIAQGIGLALSEDYEDIKKHSTMVGAGLPYIKDIPDNMEIIYVESPRPDGPYGASGVGEIPLCGPHPAIINAIYNACGVRIKELPALPEKVLAGLKA